A genomic region of Spea bombifrons isolate aSpeBom1 chromosome 9, aSpeBom1.2.pri, whole genome shotgun sequence contains the following coding sequences:
- the LOC128504357 gene encoding olfactory receptor 10AG1-like → MENISLVYFSNVIGSVNKTGVKEFILVAFSDIQELEMLLFIVFLMAYVLCVMGNIVILALVSIEPSLKTPMYFFIGTLSALEIILVSVTVPKLLANLIAADNRISITGCFGQLYAFNALGVTECYLLAVMSFDRDLAINNPLHYMVIMSKTFYTKLAILPWVIGLVIAFFPTVFTARLEFCGPNTINHFFCDLAPLQNLACSDPFISNVVTSTAAIFATVIPFFTIMGFYIHIIATISKIKSFGGKQKAFSTCSSHLIVASMFFGTAIIVYVRPKGSKYDKFLALMYTVFTPLLNPFIYTLRNKTVMVALRKSRSLKD, encoded by the exons ATGGAGAACATATCGCTA GTTTATTTTTCAAACGTAATAGGTTCCGTGAACAAGACCGGAGTTAAGGAATTTATTCTGGTGGCCTTTTCCGACATCCAGGAGCTTgagatgttattatttatagtttttctTATGGCGTATGTTTTATGTGTAATGGGGAACATAGTGATTCTTGCCCTCGTTAGCATTGAACCTTCACTTAAGAccccaatgtattttttcattggCACGCTTTCTGCTTTAGAGATTATATTAGTTTCTGTAACCGTTCCAAAACTCTTAGCCAACCTCATTGCAGCTGACAACCGGATCTCGATAACCGGGTGCTTTGGACAACTCTATGCCTTCAATGCCTTGGGAGTAACAGAATGTTACCTTCTCGCAGTCATGAGCTTTGACAGGGACTTAGCTATTAACAATCCTTTACATTATATGGTTATTATGagcaaaacattttatactAAGCTGGCGATTTTACCCTGGGTTATTGGCCTGGTCATAGCTTTCTTTCCAACAGTCTTCACCGCTAGGTTGGAATTCTGTGGTCCCAACACGATCAACCATTTCTTCTGCGACTTGGCCCCACTACAGAATTTGGCTTGTTCCGACCCCTTCATCAGTAATGTAGTAACAAGCACAGCGGCGATTTTTGCCACTGTCATACCATTCTTTACCATTATGGGATTTTACATTCATATTATTGCCACCATCTCGAAGATTAAAAGCTTTGGCGGGAAACAGAAAGCTTTCTCTACCTGTTCTTCCCATCTCATAGTAGCCAGCATGTTCTTCGGCACAGCCATTATTGTGTACGTGAGGCCAAAGGGAAGCAAATATGATAAATTCCTTGCCCTTATGTACACAGTTTTCACTCCACTGCTAAACCCTTTCATTTATACACTAAGAAACAAGACTGTAATGGTCGCTCTTAGAAAATCAAGATCATTGAAGGACTGA
- the LOC128504359 gene encoding ryanodine receptor 3-like gives MFSLLRRQYDSIGELLRAMRKTYTISAASVEDTMNLLASLGQIRSLLSVRMGKEEELLMIDGLGDIMNNKVFYQHPNLMRVLGMHETVMEVMVNVLGGDKSQQITFPKMVASCCRFLCYFCRISRQNQKAMFEHLGYLLENSSVGLASPSMRGSTPLDVAAASVMDNNELALALQEPDLEKVGAKSLQNL, from the exons ATGTTCAGCCTTCTTCGTCGACAGTATGACAGCATCGGGGAGCTCTTACGGGCCATGAGGAAAACCTACACCATCAGCGCCGCCTCCGTGGAAGACACTATGAATTTGTTGGCTTCTCTGGGACAAATCCGCTCTCTGCTCAGTGTCCGTATGGGCAAAGAAGAGGAGCTGCTGATGATTGATGGTCTTGG cgACATCATGAACAACAAAGTCTTCTATCAGCATCCAAACTTGATGCGTGTGCTGGGGATGCATGAGACGGTGATGGAGGTCATGGTGAACGTGCTGGGAGGTGACAAGTCTCAG CAAATCACATTCCCCAAGATGGTGGCAAGCTGCTGTCGGTTCTTGTGCTACTTCTGCAGAATCAGCAGGCAGAACCAAAAGGCAATGTTTGAACATCTTGGCTATTTGTTGGAAAACAGCAGCGTTGGACTGG cttctccatcaATGAGAGGCTCCACACCTCTGGATGTTGCCGCGGCTTCTGTAATGGACAACAATGAGCTTGCTTTGGCTTTACAGGAACCAGACCTGGAGAAGGTAGGGGCAAAATCATTGCAGAACCTGTAG
- the LOC128504358 gene encoding ryanodine receptor 3-like produces MKKRQLKLGKRLQEMQRHLKKVCYRHDSQSLSSSRCYRCELLHYFCDCELKHRVECIVSFSDNFVSKLQHNQKFRYNELMQALNMSAALTAKKTREFRSPPQEQINMLLNFQLQENCPCLEEIRDELYEFHEDLLIHCGIPLDEEDEEEEDTSWTGRLRTLVYKIKGRSKTEEQDPAEEEEEYPTTLKELISQTMVRWA; encoded by the exons ATGAAGAAAAGGCAGTTGAAGCTGGGGAAAAGGCTACAAGAGATGCAAAGGCACCTCAAAAAAGTTTGCTACAGACACGACTCCCAGAGTCTGTCAAGCTCCAG ATGTTACAGATGTGAGCTCCTTCATTACTTTTGCGATTGTGAGCTGAAACACAGAGTTGAGTGCATTGTCTCCTTTTCTGATAACTTTGTGTCAAAACTACAGCACAATCAGAAATTCCGCTACAATGAGTTAATGCAGGCCCTTAACATGTCAGCGGCACTGACTGCCAAGAAAACGCGGGAGTTCCGGTCACCTCCACAGGAGCAG attaaCATGTTGCTCAACTTCCAACTGCAAGAAAACTGTCCGTGTCTGGAGGAGATACGAGATGAGCTCTATGAGTTCCACGAGGATCTTCTTATACATTGCG GCATTCCGCTAGATGAAGAGgacgaggaagaggaggatACTTCATGGACAGGTCGGCTCCGAACATTGGTATACAAAATTAAAGGCCGctcaaagacagaagaacaggacccagcagaggaggaggaggaatacccaa CCACATTGAAGGAGCTCATATCGCAGACCATGGTGCGTTGGGCTTAG